The following coding sequences lie in one Musa acuminata AAA Group cultivar baxijiao chromosome BXJ1-8, Cavendish_Baxijiao_AAA, whole genome shotgun sequence genomic window:
- the LOC135587557 gene encoding amine oxidase [copper-containing] gamma 2-like — protein MESTSFIRFLFLILAAVVLLLFTRSWIHLPSPAADELDLLDCNRFSSWCTSKNRIQTKQTTPSSSSSTTRSASSSAAVRDHSDDVPRHPLDPLTLREISAARSILLSQPPFSSSPSSVIFHTLTLSEPDKSSVEAWSKGSPLPARRASVVARFKGESYALTVDLASGALTTLPIPASGFPTMTIEDMSSSTWAPLSDAAFNSTVLARGVRLSDVACLPISPGWYGEKEEGRRLIKVQCYSAEGTANFYMRPIEGLTVLLDMDTKEVVSISEQGRGIPIPKSAGTEYRYEAVAGFNDDPPRLGLKPISIEQPAGPSFEVEEGGHMVRWAGWEFHLKADARAGVVVSRVRARDPDTGEWRGVMHKGFVSELFVPYMDPTDAWYFKTYMDAGEYGFGLQAMPLVPLNDCPRNAHYMDGVFAAADGRPYVRENMVCIFERYAGDIAWRHSESPITGMDIREARPKVTLMARMAASVANYDYIIDWEFQTDGLIRVKVGLSGILMVKGTPFSHLNQFPQNEDMYGTILSENVIGVIHDHYITFHLDLDVDGANNSFVKVKMAREDANPGESPRTSYIKATRQVAKTEKDAQIKMKLYEPSEFHVINPSKTTRVGNPVGYKVVPAATAASLLDHDDPPQRRGAFTNNQIWVTPYNESEEWAGGLFVYQSKGEDTLAVWSERDRAIENRDIVLWYTLGFHHIPCQEDYPIMPTVSASFDLKPVNFFESNPILSAPPNFEKDLPVCVAAAASA, from the exons ATGGAGTCCACTTCCTTCATccgcttcctcttcctcatcctcgCCGCCGTCGTCCTCCTACTGTTCACCCGCTCATGGATCCATCTCCCCTCCCCCGCCGCCGATGAGCTTGATTTACTTGATTGCAACCGCTTCTCCTCTTGGTGCACCTCCAAGAATCGCATCCAAACCAAGCAGACCAcaccttcctcttcctcatccACAACTCGGTCCGCCTCCTCCTCTGCCGCTGTTCGTGACCACTCCGACGACGTCCCGCGCCACCCCCTCGACCCGCTGACGTTGCGAGAAATCTCCGCCGCCCGGTCCATCCTCCTTTCCCagcctcccttctcctcctccccatcCTCCGTCATCTTTCACACCCTCACCCTCTCGGAGCCCGATAAGTCCTCCGTCGAGGCGTGGTCGAAAGGTTCTCCTCTCCCCGCTCGCCGCGCCTCGGTAGTGGCGCGCTTCAAGGGCGAGTCCTACGCGCTTACCGTCGACCTCGCCTCCGGCGCCCTGACCACCCTCCCCATCCCGGCCTCCGGGTTCCCCACCATGACCATCGAGGACATGTCGTCCTCGACGTGGGCGCCGCTGTCGGACGCGGCGTTCAACAGCACCGTCCTCGCCAGAGGCGTGCGCCTCTCGGACGTGGCCTGCCTCCCCATCTCTCCCGGCTGGTACGGTGAGAAGGAGGAAGGCCGGCGGCTGATCAAGGTGCAGTGCTACTCGGCGGAGGGCACGGCCAACTTCTACATGCGGCCTATTGAGGGCCTAACCGTCCTCCTCGACATGGATACCAAGGAGGTGGTGAGCATCTCCGAACAGGGGCGGGGCATCCCGATCCCCAAGTCGGCCGGCACCGAGTACCGGTACGAGGCGGTGGCGGGATTTAACGATGACCCGCCGCGGCTGGGGCTGAAGCCGATATCGATCGAGCAGCCGGCGGGGCCAAGCTTCGAGGTGGAGGAGGGGGGGCACATGGTGCGGTGGGCCGGGTGGGAGTTCCACCTCAAGGCGGACGCGCGGGCCGGGGTGGTGGTGTCGCGAGTTCGGGCGAGGGACCCGGACACCGGAGAGTGGCGGGGCGTCATGCACAAGGGCTTCGTGTCGGAGCTCTTCGTGCCGTACATGGACCCGACTGACGCCTGGTACTTCAAGACCTACATGGACGCCGGCGAATACGGGTTCGGCCTGCAGGCGATGCCGCTCGTGCCGCTCAACGACTGCCCCCGGAACGCGCACTACATGGATGGCGTGTTCGCCGCCGCCGACGGCCGGCCCTACGTCAGGGAGAACATGGTATGCATCTTCGAGCGGTATGCGGGCGACATCGCGTGGCGCCACTCCGAGAGTCCGATCACTGGCATGGAT ATACGGGAGGCGAGGCCGAAGGTGACGCTCATGGCGAGGATGGCAGCGTCAGTGGCGAACTACGACTACATCATCGACTGGGAGTTCCAAACAGATGGGCTGATCCGTGTCAAG GTTGGGCTCAGCGGCATTCTCATGGTGAAAGGAACCCCGTTCTCGCACCTGAACCAATTCCCGCAGAACGAGGACATGTACGGCACCATCCTGTCGGAGAACGTGATCGGCGTCATCCACGACCACTACATCACCTTCCACCTCGACCTGGACGTCGACGGCGCCAACAACTCCTTCGTCAAGGTCAAGATGGCGAGAGAGGACGCCAACCCCGGGGAGTCGCCGAGGACGAGCTACATCAAGGCCACTAGGCAGGTCGCCAAGACCGAGAAGGACGCGCAGATCAAGATGAAGCTGTACGAGCCATCGGAGTTCCATGTGATCAATCCGTCCAAGACCACGAGGGTCGGCAACCCCGTCGGCTATAAGGTGGTGCCCGCTGCCACGGCGGCCAGCCTGCTCGACCACGACGATCCCCCGCAGCGAAGAGGCGCATTCACCAACAACCAG ATATGGGTGACACCGTACAACGAGAGCGAGGAATGGGCGGGCGGGCTGTTCGTGTACCAGAGCAAAGGGGAGGACACACTGGCTGTTTGGTCTGAGAG GGACAGGGCCATCGAGAACAGGGACATCGTGCTGTGGTACACGTTGGGATTCCACCACATCCCTTGCCAGGAAGATTACCCGATCATGCCGACCGTGTCCGCCAGCTTCGACCTCAAGCCGGTGAACTTCTTCGAGAGCAATCCGATCCTGAGCGCGCCGCCAAACTTCGAGAAGGACCTCCCCGTGTGCGTGGCTGCAGCAGCATCCGCCTGA